The sequence gcttttgcacagcaaaggaaaccataaacataaaaccattaaaaaaacctgaatgggtgaaaatatttgcaaatgctgtgattgataaggggttaatatccaaaatatataaacagttcatacaactcattatcaagaaaacaaacaaatgggcagaagatctgaatagacattcttccaaagaagacatacagatggctaacaggcacatgaaaagttgctcaacattgctaatcatcagggaaatacaaatcaaaacaagaaTGAGCTGTCACCTCATACCtctcaaaatggctatcatcaaaaagaccacagataaaaaattctggaaagggtGCAGAGAagatggaaccctcctacactgttggtgggaatctaaattggttcagccactatggaaaacagtatggaggttccttaagaaactgaaaatagaactacgatatcatctagcaatcccactcctgggtatatattcagaatgaatgaaaacaataactcaaaaagatacatgcaatccaatgttcataacagcactatttaaaatagccacccaagtgccCAAACacagactaatggataaagaagatatggtatatacatagaatgaaatattactcagccatgaaaaagaatgaaattgtgaCATTGAAATGAAATTGTGTTAATGAAATTGTGACAGGGATCTAGAGAATATTCTGCTTAacgaaataagacagagaaagacatactgtatgatattacctatatgtggaatctaaaaaatagtacaaatgaatgtatatgccaaacagaaacagactcacagatatagaaaaaaactagtggttaacaaaggggagaggaagagggaagaacaaATTACGggtattaacagatacaaactactatgtattaaatagataagaaacaagggtagattgtatagcacaggaaattatagcaattaccttgtaataacctataagggagtataatctgcaaaatactgaatcactatgctgtacacctgtgcaaatattgaaacaaatataataatgtaaatcaattatacttctattttaaaaaaagatctaaatataagacctgaaaccataaaacctgtagaagaaaacaggcagaacactctttgacataagtcatagcaatattttttttgatctCTCTCATCAGGcaaggaaacaaaagtgaaagtaaacaaatgagacctaattgaacttaaaagcttttgcacagcagaggaaaccatcaacaaaatgagaagacaaccaactgaatgggaggaaatatttgcaaatgatgtaaccagaaaggggttaatatccaaaatatacaaacatttcatacaacccaatcaaaaaatgggcagaagacctaaataggcatttttccaaagaagacatatggatggccaacaggcacatgaaaaggtgctcaacatcgctaattattagagaaatgtaaatcaaaaccacaatgagatatcacctcacacctgtcagaatggctgcaaataaaaaatgctggagaaggtgtgaagaaaatggaacactcctacaccgttggtgggaatgtaactagCTGTAGCCACTGCgtaaaagagtatggaggttcctttaaaaactaaaaatagaactaccacgtgatcctgcaatcccactcctaagtatatatccagaaaagacgcgAACatcaatttgaaaatatacatgcaccccaatgttcgtagcagcagtatttacaatatgCAAGACATGGTAACAACACAAGGGCCCATCAACAGACAGTCGGCTTAAGaggatgatatatatatatatatatatatatatgaatattactcaaatataaaaagaatgaaatactgccatttgaggcaacatggatagacttagaGAATATTATATTTAGTGAAGTAAaacagacagagaaagtcaaatattatatgatatcatttatgagtggaatctaaaaaataatacaaatgaatctatatacaaaacagaaacagactcacagaaggaacacaaacttatgtttaccaaaggggaatgggaatggggagggataaattaggagtatggaattaatagatacaaactactctacataaaatagataagcaacaatgatttactgtatagtacagggaattatattcaagaTCCactaataacctacaatggaaaataatctgaaattatctatctatctatctatctgaatcactttgctgtacacctgaaattaacacaatattgtaaatcaactatacttcaatttataaaaaaaaaacttgacttaaaaaacaaatacaaaaataaaaaaaacttcattGAAAAACCCTCCTGGTTTTCAAATGGGTTGTCTATATACTTGCTACCATTAGTTATGATGAAGGCAGCGTTTTTGACAGAGAATAATTCTATCAGGTGTCAAAGTCCTTGAAATTTTTGCAAGAATTATAGGGAGTGGTTGATGGAAGAATGAGAAAGGAAGGTTAAAACTTACTGTAGTTGAACGCAGCTGCATAAATGGTTTGGATTTGACTTTGTGCGATGAGGAAAACAGGAACCCAGCCTGTGAACCATAAAGCACATATGACTTCTGTGATTTGGGTTTCTCTAGAGTGAGCTTTAGGGCAAGCAGTAAATTCTGTGGAAGCTCAAGTTTAATAAGGTAAGTATGTGTAGAGAGCTTTGTGAAGAGGTTGAGGATTGATTttggctctctctctctatctctatttCATCAAGTGAAGACTGCAGAAATAAAGGGGAAGTTGTATGGAGGAATGATATAGAGGAATTTGAATCAGGGTAAAAGAAGTATTGACTAGAAATGGATTTAGAGTCCAGGAGATGACTGGTACTGGGTCAGGCATCTTCATTTTCATATCTCCCATGCAAGGCTTCTCAGATTAGCTTGGCTTTGTTGCTCTTCCTATGTTTACTCATAAGAAACTGAACTTACCTTTGTCAGTACATTTATCACAGTCATGTATGAAATCAAATTTTTGAGCCTGAAGCATCTACAAGAGGAGAGGccactttaagaaaaagaatagaaaattacaATAAGtacaaaaatgaacatttatttagcatgaagaagaaatcacaacaaacaataaattttaaaagtttgaaaatactgtaacatcacaaaaattaaaaaacccaatACTTATATTAACTTCCTGACACACTTCTATGTTTTCCTGGTTTTATAATTGCTTTCTCTTTAATTGCCTCCCTTATAagtattattttgttatattttctctgGAGAGAACAGAAAGTTAATTGCCTATCCCTAGCATATTCGAtcaaaatttattctttattattgacAGTTTAGAAAAAATTCAGCTTTACATCTTGTTATTGgtaatacaataaaaaattacataaattattGAATTTCAGGAAACATCAAGTCTTTAACACATGAGCTGTAATTTTTCAGGGCACTTCAAATTTTCTTGTGTAGTAACTAATTTTGAACACTTTTATATTGATGACTCTCATAAACTGCATTACTAAGCACCTCCCAGGTGTTTATGGAGGTCTATACAATAAGGATCCCTGAATCATTACCTTTATTAGCCTCAGATTAATCTGGTTCAGATCCTATTATAATAATCTGATGATTTGTCTGTTTTTCCACAGGCTCATTGCTTTTTAGCCTTTTTTTGTCACTTAGCTGAGACTATGATGTTGTCTATGGACACTCTCCTCGGCCAAAGAAGAGggcatataatatataaatattgaatacaATGTTATAGATCCCTCTAAAGCTTATTCTTGCTCCTGCCACATCTTTCTTCACTCAGTTGATAATTTGTTTAAtgctctatatttttatttccctagtaTCTAGAACAATATCCTATACTTTGTATGCTCCAGACATATAAATAATTGCTTAATGAATTAGGAAACAAATTAATGAACGTTGCCAGTCAGACTGTATGCCAGGTACAgaaattcttcattttcaaaaactGTTGGTAAATATATTTGAGCAGATATTGGGAATTTTCCCTTGCAATCCTAAAATACCAGGCACTCTGATGTCTTTGCCCCAAGAAGACAGAGTTCCTTTTCCCAAGCCTTTAAATTTCATGAATTCTCATTATCCCTTCATAAGTCATTTCCTCCTGTCTTTGGTATTCTCCTATAGGTACCTGGAGAGAACAACCTTGTCCTCCTAATTCCTTTAGAATATGTcagtttttatgatttttttctcttataaaagTTATATTCAAATATGAATACATTTTAAGTGGCATTCATCTACAACCCAAGTACTTCACCacccctcctcccttttccatTTTTCACTGTAGAGAGAAGTATACTAGGTCTTATAGGGGATACTAAAATGAGTTAAAATCATAAATCCTGCATTCAATGACCTTGCAGTCCCATAGAGTTATGAATGAACGAGAATATAGCAAGGAGACAAGTAGATAACTTGAGATAAAGAAAGTCTAAAGTAAATCATAAGACTGATGCAAATTGACATAAAAATTGTTGTAATTGTTTCTGACCTCTCCAGTTTTGACAGGGGAAGGTGTCAATAGTTATGCAAGGACAACAGGCATAAACCAACATAGTCTTGGACAAATTAAGATATAGAGTCACTGTACTCTGAAGTTTCTTTAGTTttgctttaactttttattgtggaGATTTTTATACCACCTATTTGTATTGAGATAATTGTATAATGAAAACCCGAGTACCTATCATCCAACTCCAACAACTATCAACTATCAATATGGCCAATATTGTCTTATCTATCTATGCCCCCTCTAATTTCACACCCCCCATTTACTGAAAGCAAATCCAAAGCTTTTTCTTGATTCATTAATCAGTATTTCCTCATTCAAATTCTTTCTCTCCTACTTTTCTTACCCAATCCCACCACAATCCCcacccttctttttattttcactttcagcACTGCAGCTCTGATGGTGTAACTCTGGCAGGACACAGATCCTTAAAGGTCAGCTCAGAGGGAGAAGCCAGATCAGCATTGCCTCACATTGTTTTTCTCTGAACAGATGGCTCCATAATGGTGATTGGTGAGGCCAGGGTGTCCATGAGAGTTGTTGTACTGCTCTGGCTTGAGGTGTCTCTGTTCCCTTCTGGCCTCTCCCAGGCTAGGCGCTCACAAAGCCTCAGCTCCCCAGATGTGGTGATCCCCTTGAAGGTTACCAACAGGGGCAGAGGTGCAAATGCTCCAGGCTGGCTCTCCTACAGCCTGCAGTTTGGGGGCCGAAGACATGTTGTCCACATGAGGGTTAAGAAGATTTTGGTCTCCAGACCCCTCCCAGTGTTCACCTACACGGAAGAGCACGCCCTTCGCCAGGATCATCCTTTTGTTCCTAATGACTGCTATTTTCATGGTTATGTGGAGGGGATCCCCGAGTCCCTGGTTTCCCTCAGTACTTGTGCTGGGGGCTTTCAAGGAATGCTGCAGATAAATGACCTTACTTATGAAATCCAGCCCATCAGGCACTCTACTACATTTGAACACCTGGTTTATAAGATAAACACTAATGAGGCAGAATTCTCACCTATGAGATGTGGCTTAACAAATAAAGCAGCACACCAACAGTTGGAATTTGAAGAGGCTGAGAAATCAACTCTGAAACAAAATTCTACTTATAACTGGTGGGCCCATTTATGGTTTCTGGAGCTGGTTGTGGTGGTAGATcacaatttcttcatttattctcaAAGTAATTTCTCAAAGGTGCAGGAGAATGTATTTGTTGTTGTCAACATAGTGGATTCCATTTATCAGCAGTTGGGTACTTACgtgattttgactgggattgaGATTTGGAATCATGAAAATGTTTTCCCAATGATAAGCATAGAACAGGTTCTGGAGAATTTCTCTCAGTGGAAACAAATCAGTCTTTCCCAGCTACAGTATGATGCTGcacatattttcattaaaaattcatttataagtGTCCTCGGTATAGCCTATGTGGCAGGAATATGTCGTCCTCCTCTTGACTGTGGAGTTAATAATTTCAAAGGAGACCCCTGGTCTGTTTTTGCCCTCACCGTAGCTCACGAGTTAGGTCATACTCTGGGTATGCAACATGATGAAGAATTCTGTTTGTGTGGGCAAAGTGCTTGCATCATGAATGCTATCAGAGTGCCAGCAGAGAGATTCACGAACTGTAGTTATGCAGATTTTACAAAGACTACTTTAAACCAGGGATCATGTCTGCACAATCCTCCAATTCCAGGGGCAGTCTTTATGCTGAAGCGCTGTGGGAATGGTGTGattgaaggagaagagaagtgtGACTGTGGATCTATAAAGCAGTGTGAACAAGATCCCTGTTGTCTGTTGAACTGCACTCTGAGGCCTGGGGCTACTTGTGCTTTTGGGCTTTGTTGCAAGGACTGCAAGTTCATGCCATCAGGGGAACTCTGTAGACATCAGGTCAATGAATGTGACCTTCCAGAGTGGTGCAATGGGACATCTCATCAGTGCCCAGAAGATGTATATGTGCAGGACGGGATTCCCTGTAGTGATGGTGCCTACTGCTATCAAAAGAGATGTAATAAGCATGATGAACAGTGCAGGGAGATTTTTGGTGAAGGTGCAAAGAGTGCATCTCAGAGTTGCTATAAAGAAATCAACTCCCAGGGAAACCGTTTTGGCCACTGTGGTATAAATGGCACAACATACCTAAAATGTCATACTTCAGATAGCTTTTGTGGGAGAGTTCAGTGTGAGAATGTGGGAGACATTCCCCACCTGAGAGATCACTCAACTTTGCAGTACACTCACATCAATGGTGTCACCTGCTGGAGTATCGACTATCACTTAGGGATGAATACACCTGATGTTGGTGAAGTGAAAGATGGTACCATGTGTGGTCCAGGAAATATCTGCATACACAAGAAGTGTGTCAATCTGTCTCTCCTGTCACAAGCCTGTTTCCCTGAGACCTGCAACATGAAGGGGATCTGCAATAACAAACATCACTGCCACTGCGGCTATGGGTGGTCCCCGCCCTATTGCCTACACAGAGGCAATGGAGGTAGTGTTGACAGTGGCCCAGCATCTGCCAGAAGAGTTTTCTTGCCACTAGTTGTGACTCTTAGTTCATctgttttgcttttacttttaccTGCTGTATTTATATACCTTCGAAAACATTTTGGATCCAAGAAGACTAAGACTCACTCTTCTGATTAAGAACATGCCTAAAATTTAATAGCCTATACATTATTAAGTTTAGTCTATTGGCAGTAGAAATATTCCTACATGCATGAAACTGAGCACATTTCTGACAGTTTACAGAAAAATGCAGAGACTTTGCCTTCTGTCAGTATCAGAAGTATTGCCATCAAACAAAGGTAATTCCTAACATTTTCCTATCTACTGTTCATTGTTGTAAGCAGCAAATAAAGCTCATTTCCCCCTAAGTTAGTCCTCTTTGTGTTTCTTGAGCACAAATATGACTCAGAGAAAAGGCAGGGCACAGACATCTGAGGCCCCAGGGGTGAGTCTTGCCTCTTTTCATTCCCAAAGTGTGCAGAGGATGTATTTGTTGTTGTCAACATAGTGGATTCATTTATCAGCATTTGGGTACTTATGTGATTTTGATTGGGACTAAGATTTGGAATCATGGAAATATTTTCCCAGTGAAATGCATAGAACAAGCAAAGGCTGCAATGCAGTTCATGACGTCAGGGGAACTCTGTAGACATCAGGTCAATGAATGTGACCTTCCTTAGTGGTGTGATGGGACATCTCATCAGTGCCCAGAAGACGTATATATGCAGGACAGGATTCCGTGTAGTGACAGTACCTACTGCTATGAAAAGAGATGtaataaagttggaaaaatcACTTACATTTTCTAACACTGTGCTACAAAATCTGAAAAGACGGATAATAATAACGCTTTCCCACACAACCTCTTGGGGTTATTTGATAaccaaaagagagaaaggaatgatTTCTTGTTAAAGTATAAACAAATTGTTTGTTTAACAAAAACTCCTGACCCTGTTCCCTCAGCTTCCCAGCCAAGCTTGTCTGCTCTAACCCTTTGCCTTAATTTGGCAGTTTGGGTATCCTCTTGGGAGTATTTTCTTTGAATACCAGAATATaatctccctgagggcagggttgTTTTAACTGTTTTTGCTGACTGTTGAGTCCCAATACCTAGAATATGCCTagtacacaataaatgtttgaatGGATTATTAATTGCATGAAGTTAATtagtaaatgtaaaaataatcttgacacttttgtcttctttttaaaactacTGTAGTTCTTGTTCAAAATTGAACTTTGAATatctaaaatgtgtatttataatGCTCCCTTTGTACTTGTCCATCGCCATCTTTTTGTCCCCAATTTATCATCTCCTCAGTCTATTCTCAGTATTTCTGGAAGTCTTGTCTCTtgaaaacacatttctaaatCAGATACCTTCTGTAGATGGTCCAGATAACTTCTAAATGCCACTCTTTGTCAACTGAAATAAccttttttatatcattttccatTATGCTTTGCACACTTTGCATCCTCTagctattttctgttttaaatgtaCTTGGCTGTGTCATGCCTCTGCGCATCTGTATATCAATTCCCATTCCCAAAATTCTGTTTACTACCCTTCCCAACCCCCTTGCCTCGGAAAACTCCCATTTTTCTCTCAACAGAGGTTAAACATCACATCTTTGGAAAAGTATTTCCTTTTGAAATGTTATGTGTTCTACTTGTGTGCTCCTGTCACTTTGTGGTCATCCCTTTGATGCACTCTAGGAATAGATGGTAACAATGTATcacccagagacagagagaagaaaaggacatctAGTGGGACCATAGAAACCGGGAAGCAAGAACCAAGAAGACAAACTGATTGTTTAGTTTTAGAATGTAAATCAGAGAATGACTCACGTGTTTTATGTATACATGTTCATATGGAGACAAAAGGCAGCTGCTCCAATTTACTCATTctcttttgaaattgttttttgtataaaaaatttttaattttgttacagTCAAATGTGTCAATCTAatgttcttttatatttactgGGTTTTATATTTTCGCTTGAGATAACTTTGAGAtaatcctttttgttttctgggatTATGTTGACTTCAGTTTTCATGCttaaatttggaatttattttgctataagaaattaaatagaaatcCAACCATATGTTTTTTCAAATGGCTAGCCAGTTAGCCCAATACACTTTATTGAATAAGTCATTGTTCACTGCTTTACTGGTAAATTAAGAttctgtattatattttaaagttaatttgttAGAGTCATATTATTTTCCTTGCAAATTTTTACAAGAAGCTGCAACTTTTGCAATATTTCTAATTTGAGGAAAAGCTGCATTGTTATTTTATGTTGGCTGAGTTAATTAGGGCtgagtatgtcaattatatcaagATTAGTGGATAAAATTAACCTCCTTATAACAAACATAGAGTCTTACCTACTCTCTAAATTTGGGTTCCCCAAAAAGCATGTGCTGAGACCAGGGTTTATGTGGAGTTAGTTTATTTGGGAAGCACAAAAAAAGTATATTATGAGCAAGTTTCCACTGTGGGCTACTGGAGCCATTCCCTGCGGACTCTCTAAGTCATGTGAAACACACCTTGGAATACTCCTCCATGGGGTAGGAGAAAGCTGTCAGGAAAAGAAATTAGATACAGCATTTGAAATAGGAAACTGTCAGAGAATGGAAATTGTCTCCTGCAGCTGCCAGTGAACTTAGGTGGAACAGGGGGATGTAGAGTGGACCATCATATACTGTACCCAGATTCTCTAGAAAATAGATGCTGAGGCAAGGATTAAATGCATATGTATCTTCTGTAGTATGGTGATTCCTATACAGACTAGTGGCTTCCTACTTTACAGGAGTGTATTTGGCCCATCCATGGAGCAGGCTAGGAGCAAAAAGGAGTTAATACATCTGGAAGCAACTCTTAACCAATGAGGAATGTTTTGCGAATAAATCTCACAATTTCCCCAGTCCTCATGGGACAATTCTGAGGTATCTGACAGTGTCTCTCAGAGAGTCCACAGTAGAATTGTGTCCTAGTTGCTCATGTGGTCACTCACCCATTAATGTATGCTTGATTTGCTTTTATCCCTTTCCTGTCTCAGTTTCCCACTCCTTTACCATGCACTCAAATCTTGGAATTTTATCCCAAATAAACTGCTCATACTCAAATTCTTGTCTCAGGGTCCATTTCTAACAGTTGGTACCAGAAGTGTTCCTTAAAAGAAGGCTCTATAAGATGTGAGATTTTAGAATTGGATCAGTTACTTAGATTGCGACTAGAACACATAGTCCATCCAGTAGAAACTGGTGTGctgcaacattgtaaataaagacTCTCACTTGTGGTGTGCTGGGATGAGGTACAGACAGAAGTAGTGTCCTGGATTATACATTAGTCCTAGTATTTGAATTAGAAATGCAAGAATTATGAGGTTAGTTAACTAGTGAAGAAgccatgaagaaagaaaattacaggttcaGGTTAAAAAACTTGGGTGTGGTGTGACTGTCCCAAGACCTCTACAACAATATTTACAGAGAATCTCATCCTACAGACTGTACTGAAAATAATACCCAAGATTTGTCATAAATGTGCAGAATTATAAAGATCACTGGGTTTAGATGTCTGGCATGTTTCCCTATGTAAAAATCAAAGGTCCTATTAGAAGAGGATTGTTATCCTAGGATTTTGGATGAGGACATCTGAGGGGATGCATTTGAAAACTTGAATTGTGAGGTTTTCTTGAACACTCTGGGCCAGGAGAACTCATTCCTTAACCCTTGCTAGAAGAGAGCAGTCTCTCATTGCCTGGAGACCATGCTTCACCAAAGACTACGCTT comes from Balaenoptera ricei isolate mBalRic1 chromosome 2, mBalRic1.hap2, whole genome shotgun sequence and encodes:
- the LOC132360172 gene encoding disintegrin and metalloproteinase domain-containing protein 21-like — protein: MVIGEARVSMRVVVLLWLEVSLFPSGLSQARRSQSLSSPDVVIPLKVTNRGRGANAPGWLSYSLQFGGRRHVVHMRVKKILVSRPLPVFTYTEEHALRQDHPFVPNDCYFHGYVEGIPESLVSLSTCAGGFQGMLQINDLTYEIQPIRHSTTFEHLVYKINTNEAEFSPMRCGLTNKAAHQQLEFEEAEKSTLKQNSTYNWWAHLWFLELVVVVDHNFFIYSQSNFSKVQENVFVVVNIVDSIYQQLGTYVILTGIEIWNHENVFPMISIEQVLENFSQWKQISLSQLQYDAAHIFIKNSFISVLGIAYVAGICRPPLDCGVNNFKGDPWSVFALTVAHELGHTLGMQHDEEFCLCGQSACIMNAIRVPAERFTNCSYADFTKTTLNQGSCLHNPPIPGAVFMLKRCGNGVIEGEEKCDCGSIKQCEQDPCCLLNCTLRPGATCAFGLCCKDCKFMPSGELCRHQVNECDLPEWCNGTSHQCPEDVYVQDGIPCSDGAYCYQKRCNKHDEQCREIFGEGAKSASQSCYKEINSQGNRFGHCGINGTTYLKCHTSDSFCGRVQCENVGDIPHLRDHSTLQYTHINGVTCWSIDYHLGMNTPDVGEVKDGTMCGPGNICIHKKCVNLSLLSQACFPETCNMKGICNNKHHCHCGYGWSPPYCLHRGNGGSVDSGPASARRVFLPLVVTLSSSVLLLLLPAVFIYLRKHFGSKKTKTHSSD